One part of the Clarias gariepinus isolate MV-2021 ecotype Netherlands chromosome 24, CGAR_prim_01v2, whole genome shotgun sequence genome encodes these proteins:
- the aif1l gene encoding allograft inflammatory factor 1-like, whose translation MPSNVQGGKAFGLLKEQQREKLEEVNKEFMEDQKYRDEEDLAEKLDSFKNKYAEFDLNDQGEIDMMGLKRMMEKLGVPKTHLEMKKMISEVTGGSSDTINYRDFVKMMLGKRSAVLKLVMMFEDKANSPACKPDGPPPKRDITSLP comes from the exons ATGCCGTCGAATGTACAAG GTGGAAAGGCGTTTGGATTATTGAAGGAGCAGCAGAGGGAGAAGCTCGAGGAGGTGAACAAG GAGTTTATGGAAGATCAGAAGTACCGTGATGAGGAGGATTTGGCAGAGAAGCTGGATTCCTTCAAAA ACAAATATGCAGAATTtgacctgaatgaccagggaGAGATtg ATATGATGGGTCTGAAAAGGATGATGGAGAAGCTTGGTGTGCCTAAGACTCACTTGGAGATGAAGAAAATGATCTCGGAGGTGACTGGCGGCAGCAGCGACACCATCAACTACAGAGATTTTGTCAAGATGATGCTGGGGAAGCGCTCAGCTGTGCTGAAACT GGTGATGATGTTCGAAGACAAGGCTAACAGCCCGGCCTGCAAACCAGATGGTCCTCCACCAAAACGTGACATCACCAGCCTACCCTAG